In a genomic window of Drosophila takahashii strain IR98-3 E-12201 chromosome 3L, DtakHiC1v2, whole genome shotgun sequence:
- the LOC108067369 gene encoding dyslexia-associated protein KIAA0319 homolog yields the protein MVQVGNWIFNLLLLAISMASAYADVTTQNALLGGSKKHKEIQIPEAPSQNLVCHKMLRHVFENATPRDEQQAGVFEEYKPPPDSVEPLEEEAYLWNCLQACCEKPRNATSSCNVVLVFKGKCYHIRCQSNQACLPKLRVRMPNEKVQMVLVNPLGEATWPQLLKAEAAKQNAEILPYDEAALNFWKQPRRLGYLARNQETPVYEDDDFPLADKRMNQMIFQPDENDVLANEELGYYDTNAKFTACDVENPCPPPQQCVPLQPNAVRGVCTCPEGFVWNKQRKCVMAAVPYSSYLTSNEAGQQEAAASENSPEVSAPPLKTEQSKDIVVSVMSKEVRLPEQEVTLAAFTVPDEQTSDTKYKYLWTLISQPKGPMNGTISDQSKSKVKLSNLSEGLYTFKVTVTGDNGTFGEATANVTVLPENRINQPPQVIISPREQIIRQPTTNAILDGSTSTDDDKITNWHWEVISGPIGYQPVLPEVNTLQLDLTSPGNYTFKLTVTDSNNVTNSTTATIAVLKETDYAPVANAGDAVILYLPNNNVTLNGTASSDDHEIVAWEWTKDASDEAKAVDMQNTRTPYVQLSNLEEGMYTFVLKVTDGSGQSSTAKVHVFVKPPTNSPPVAEAGTNTTTSLPINWVLLNGSESKDDIGIKTYSWKQLSGPNNAVILKSNSSIANATSLTLGLYEFELSVADENNNTATDTIWVKIVQERNAAPIANAGGDHTITLPATAIYFNGSKSWDDLAVVKYLWTRDEHSLAAGVIVAETDKEPVMILTNLVQGRYVFTLTVSDDQGLTSSDTVSVNVRRDPKLLNLVQMTLPMGISVLAQSELDSVVQKLQLLLGDENKIQVRELKYDLHTDATVLVFYVNDGLGKALDGLQVERQLRTQLQKDASILGAFAVDIRTTVCQNDCSGHGTCNPITRACICEAFWMPSAGYFFNNQEANCDWSILYVFVGVIVGCLLLSGVFWGIACACRQSKKPRLRQKVQKYSLIGNKDEEAANYSRNTSLTESETDSDVLFETRTKSNGLGKHKSHSHGHGSSGGSGSSGRDGHKYGAQKLGRKIKA from the exons ATGGTTCAAGTGGGCAACTGGATTTTCAACCTGCTTTTGCTGGCCATTTCGATGGCGTCAGCATATGCCGACGTCACAACGCAAAACGCTCTGCTGGGTGGCAGTAAGAAACACAAGGAAATCCAAATCCCAGAAGCTCCATCCCAGAATTTGGTGTGCCACAAGATGCTGCGGCACGTTTTCGAGAATGCCACGCCGCGGGATGAACAACAGGCGGGCGTCTTCGAGGAGTACAAGCCCCCGCCGGATTCGGTGGAGCCCCTGGAGGAGGAGGCCTACCTCTGGAACTGCCTGCAGGCGTGCTGCGAGAAGCCCCGAAATGCCACCAGTTCCTGCAACGTGGTGCTCGTCTTCAAGGGCAAGTGCTACCACATCCGTTGCCAGAGCAACCAGGCCTGTTTGCCCAAGCTACGGGTTCGGATGCCCAACGAGAAGGTTCAAATGGTGCTGGTGAATCCCCTGGGCGAGGCCACCTGGCCACAGCTCCTCAAGGCAGAGGCCGCCAAGCAGAATGCCGAGATCCTGCCCTACGACGAGGCGGCTTTGAATTTCTGGAAGCAGCCCAGGCGATTGGGCTACCTGGCTCGCAATCAG GAAACCCCCGTTTATGAGGACGACGATTTCCCTTTGGCCGACAAGCGGATGAATCAAATGATCTTCCAGCCCGACGAGAACGATGTGTTGGCCAACGAAGAGCTGGGCTACTACGATACGAATGCCAAGTTTACAGCCTGTGATGTGGAGAACCCTTGTCCACCTCCACAGCAATGTGTTCCTCTCCAACCGAATGCCGTGCGAGGAGTTTGCACCTGTCCCGAGGGATTCGTGTGGAACAAACAGAGGAAATGTGTAATGGCAGCGGTGCCCTATAGCTCCTATCTCACCAGCAATGAGGCAGGACAGCAGGAGGCGGCTGCTAGTGAGAATTCACCAGAGGTATCTGCTCCTCCTTTGAAAACCGAGCAGAGTAAGGATATTGTGGTGTCCGTAATGTCCAAGGAAGTTCGCCTGCCGGAACAGGAGGTTACCCTCGCCGCCTTTACGGTTCCCGATGAGCAGACCAGCGATACCAAGTACAAATACCTGTGGACACTCATTTCCCAACCGAAAGGTCCCATGAACGGCACCATTTCGGATCAGAGCAAGTCCAAGGTGAAGCTATCGAATCTTTCCGAGGGCCTGTACACCTTCAAGGTTACAGTAACCGGGGACAACGGAACCTTTGGCGAGGCAACGGCAAATGTAACCGTTCTCCCAGAGAACCGCATCAATCAGCCGCCTCAGGTGATCATTTCGCCCAGGGAGCAGATCATCCGGCAGCCAACAACTAATGCCATACTGGATGGCAGCACCAGCACGGATGACGATAAGATCACCAATTGGCACTGGGAGGTGATCTCGGGACCCATTGGTTATCAGCCAGTTTTGCCCGAGGTCAATACCCTCCAGTTGGATCTCACTTCCCCAGGAAACTATACCTTCAAGTTGACCGTAACCGATTCGAATAACGTGACCAACTCCACCACGGCCACCATTGCGGTTCTCAAGGAAACCGACTATGCTCCGGTGGCGAATGCCGGTGATGCGGTGATTTTATATCTCCCAAACAATAATGTCACTCTGAACGGAACTGCCAGCTCGGATGATCACGAGATCGTCGCCTGGGAGTGGACCAAGGATGCCAGCGATGAGGCCAAGGCTGTGGATATGCAGAACACAAGAACTCCCTACGTTCAGTTGTCCAATCTGGAGGAGGGCATGTACACCTTTGTGCTCAAAGTCACCGATGGCAGCGGGCAATCCAGCACAGCCAAGGTCCATGTCTTTGTGAAGCCCCCAACGAACTCACCGCCAGTCGCCGAGGCAGGAACTAATACG ACCACTAGCTTACCCATTAACTGGGTGCTTTTGAATGGTTCCGAATCCAAAGATGATATTGGCATCAAGACTTATTCATGGAAGCAATTGAGCGGACCCAATAATGCTGTCATCTTGAAGTCTAACTCATCG ATTGCCAATGCCACATCCTTAACTTTAGGTCTCTATGAGTTTGAGTTGAGTGTAGCAGATGAAAACAATAACACGGCTACGGACACCATCTGGGTGAAGATTGTTCAAG AACGCAATGCCGCCCCAATAGCCAACGCTGGCGGAGATCACACCATCACTTTGCCAGCAACAGCCATTTATTTCAATGGTTCCAAATCCTGGGATGATCTGGCTGTAGTCAAGTACCTTTGGACACGTGATGAGCACAGCCTGGCCGCTGGAGTCATTGTGGCCGAGACCGACAAGGAACCAGTGATGATT TTAACAAATCTTGTGCAAGGTCGCTATGTTTTCACGCTGACTGTGAGCGATGATCAGGGGTTGACCAGTTCAGATACGGTCAGCGTGAATGTCCGACGCGATCCCAAACTGCTAAACTTGGTTCAAATGACCCTGCCCATGGGCATCTCGGTGCTCGCACAATCCGAACTGGATTCCGTGGTGCAGAAACTACAGCTTCTGCTGGGGGACGAGAACAAGATTCAGGTCAGGGAGCTCAAATACGATCTGCATACCGATGCCACTGTTCTGGTCTTTTATGTGAACGATGGTTTGGGAAAGGCACTAGATGGCCTGCAAGTGGAGCGCCAGTTGAGGACTCAACTCCAGAAAGATGCTTCTATATTGGGCGCATTTGCTGTCGACATTCGCACCACCGTTTGTCAAAATGATTGTTCCGGTCATGGAACCTGTAATCCCATTACACGGGCTTGCATATGCGAGGCATTCTGGATGCCTTCAGCAGGTTACTTCTTCAATAATCAGGAGGCCAATTGTG actGGTCTATATTGTATGTGTTTGTTGGAGTGATTGTTGGCTGCCTGTTGCTATCTGGAGTATTTTGGGGCATCGCCTGTGCGTGCAGACAATCGAAGAAGCCGCGACTTCGCCagaaagtgcaaaaatattCATTGATAGGTAACAAGGATGAAGAAGCCGCCAATT ATTCCCGCAACACATCGCTGACCGAATCGGAGACGGATTCCGATGTCCTTTTTGAGACCCGGACCAAGTCAAATGGCCTGGGCAAGCACAAGTCGCACAGTCATGGCCATGGAAGTAGTGGCGGCAGCGGATCTTCCGGTCGGGATGGCCACAAGTATGGAGCACAAAAGTTGGGCCGCAAGATTAAGGCATAA